In Oryza brachyantha chromosome 1, ObraRS2, whole genome shotgun sequence, the following are encoded in one genomic region:
- the LOC102700289 gene encoding beta-galactosidase isoform X2 → MAVASASALFSAKNLPHRPWEDPSFFRWRKREAHVPLRSHDTPEGALKYWHERRNVSYLNSDSAVWNDDAVCGALESAAFWSKGLPYVHTLSGYWKFLLASSPESVPEKFYDAHFNDSNWEALPVPSNWQMHGFDRPIYTNVTYPFTMNPPFVPNDNPTGCYRTVFHIPKEWKGRRILLHFEAADSAFFAWVNGVPVGYSQDSRLPAEFEITDFCHPCDSDKKNILAVQVMRWSDGSYLEDQDHWWLSGIHRDVLLVSKPQIFITDYFFKATLDEGFRVADIEVEVEIDSQKQDQEHVSTLSIEATLYDNYGPPDGLCSDLSAASVANLKRKPASRPKHCYGFHGYVLGGKIENPKLWSSEHPNLYTLVIVLKDSNGKLIECESCQVGIRNVVLAHKQMLVNGCPVVIRGVNRHEHHPRVGKTNLEACMIKDLVLMRQNNINAVRNSHYPQHPRWYELCDIFGLYVIDEANIETHGFDESSHFKHPTLEPFWASAMLDRVVGMVERDKNHACIIIWSLGNESSYGPNHSAMSGWIRGRDPTRPIHYEGGGSRTSSTDIVCPMYMRVWDILNIAKEPSENRPLILCEYSHAMGNSNGNIDAYWMAIDNTVGLQGGFIWDWVDQGLLKEDMDGSKFWAYGGDFGDTPNDLNFCLNGIVWPDRTIHPAVHEVKYLYQPIKITMVDNTLKIENVHFFETTEALDFSWLLHGDGCDLGSGSLNVPSLAPQSTHLINMESSPWFTLWNTCALKEIFLSINVKLRYQTQWAKDGHILASAQICLPQKNGFVPHVIALSRSSLVSERAGDTVIISKNNAWEIKVNSISGTIDSWQVNNIELMSKGIYPCFWRAPTDNDNGGSLTKSYASRWREAFLDNISFYSSKFSLKELPDQTVEISTVYYGLPGKLPKPDEAALSDESESVLFRVHMRGRIYDSGDVILDYEVNPKNDLPPLPRVGVVFNADKSLSHAKWYGRGPFECYPDRKAAAHVGVYESSVDDLHVPYIVPGECGGRADVRWVALQNADGFGLFASAYGDSPPMQMSASYYGTAELDRATHNHKLVKGDDIEHHVVCQLSATMCGAPKWKYAPRWGWSRVRSFNSTRRHVSWR, encoded by the exons ATGGCAGTAGCTTCAGCCAGCGCACTGTTTTCTGCGAAAAATCTTCCACACAGACCTTGGGAGGACCCGTCATTCTTCAGGTGGAGAAAGCGGGAGGCTCATGTGCCACTGCGCTCACATGACACACCTGAGG GAGCTCTCAAGTATTGGCATGAACGGAGGAATGTGAGCTATCTTAATTCTGACTCTGCTGTCTGGAATGATGACGCGGTGTGCGGCGCTCTGGAAAGTGCCGCGTTTTGGTCCAAGGGCTTGCCATATGTCCACACTCTAAGTGGATACTGGAAATTTCTTTTGGCTTCCTCACCAGAATCTGTTCCAGAGAAGTTCTATGATGCCCACTTTAATGATTCAAACTGGGAGGCTTTGCCAG TTCCCTCAAACTGGCAAATGCATGGGTTTGACCGTCCGATCTACACAAATGTCACTTATCCTTTCACCATGAACCCACCATTTGTGCCAAATGATAATCCTACTGGCTGTTATAGGACGGTTTTTCACATCCCAAAAGAGTGGAAAG GTCGGAGAATCTTGTTGCACTTTGAAGCTGCTGATTCAGCATTTTTTGCTTGGGTAAATGGGGTACCAGTTGGGTATAG CCAGGACAGCAGACTTCCTGCTGAGTTTGAGATCACCGATTTCTGCCACCCATGTGACTcagataagaaaaatattcttgCTGTTCAAGTGATGAGGTGGAGTGATGGTTCCTATCTCGAAGATCAGGACCATTGGTGGCTGTCTGGTATTCACAGGGACGTTCTACTAGTATCAAAGCCACAG ATCTTTATTACAGATTACTTTTTCAAAGCAACCTTGGATGAGGGCTTCCGTGTAGCTGATATTGAG GTTGAGGTGGAAATTGATTCACAAAAGCAAGACCAGGAGCATGTTTCAACTTTATCTATTGAAGCAACACTATATGACAATTATGGACCACCTGATGGTTTATGTTCTGATCTGTCTGCTGCTAGTGTGGCCAATTTGAAGCGGAAGCCAGCTTCGAGACCAAAACACTGCTATGGTTTTCATGGTTATGTTCTTGgtggaaaaatagaaaatccaAAACTTTGGTCTAGTGAACAT CCCAACTTATACACTCTTGTTATTGTCCTTAAAGATTCCAATGGGAAGCTTATAGAGTGTGAATCATGTCAAGTAGGAATCCGTAATGTTGTCCTGGCACATAAGCAGATGCTTGTCAATGGATGTCCTGTTGTAATAAGAGGTGTCAACAGACATGAGCATCATCCACGTGTTGGAAAGACAAATTTAGAAGCATGCATGATCAAG GATCTGGTTTTGATGAGACAAAACAACATTAATGCTGTTAGAAACAGCCATTATCCTCAACATCCAAGGTGGTATGAGCTATGTGACATTTTTGGACTTTACGTGATAGATGAAGCCAACATTGAGACGCATGGCTTCGATGAATCTAGCCATTTCAAACATCCTACACTAGAACCCTTCTGGGCAAGTGCTATGCTTGATCGTGTTGTTGGCATGGTGGAGAGAGACAagaatcatgcatgcattatcATATGGTCCTTGGGAAATGAATCTTCGTATGGACCAAATCACTCAGCCATGTCTG GGTGGATTCGTGGAAGGGACCCGACAAGGCCCATTCATTACGAAGGAGGTGGTTCCAGAACATCCTCCACTGATATAGTATGCCCAATGTACATGCGTGTCTGGGATATTCTTAACATAGCAAAAGAGCCGTCTGAAAATAGGCCCCTCATTCTTTGCGA ATATTCGCATGCTATGGGAAACAGTAATGGAAATATTGATGCATATTGGATGGCCATAGACAACACCGTTGGACTCCAAGGTGGTTTTATATGGGACTGGGTCGATCAG GGTTTACTAAAGGAAGACATGGATGGATCTAAATTTTGGGCATATGGTGGCGACTTTGGAGACACTCCAaatgatttgaatttttgtcTTAATGGCATTGTATGGCCTGATCGGACAATTCACCCAGCTGTGCATG AAGTTAAATATCTATACCAGCCTATCAAAATAACAATGGTGGATAACACACTTAAG ATTGAAAACGTACATTTTTTTGAGACAACAGAAGCTTTGGACTTCAGTTGGCTACTTCATGGAGATGGTTGTGATTTGGGCTCTGGTTCACTTAACGTCCCATCCCTAGCACCACAGAGTACTCATTTGATCAACATGGAATCATCACCTTGGTTTACTCTTTGGAATACTTGTGcattaaaagaaatatttttgtccATAAACGTGAAATTGAGGTACCAAACACAATGGGCTAAAGATGGTCATATCTTGGCTTCAGCACAAATTTGTTTACCTCAGAAAAATGGCTTTGTTCCTCAC GTGATAGCATTGTCCAGGAGCTCTTTGGTCTCAGAACGTGCTGGTGATACTGTGATCATCAGCAAGAATAATGCCTGGGAAATCAAAGTAAACAGTATTTCAGGAACAATCGATAGTTGGCAG GTCAACAACATTGAGCTTATGAGCAAAGGAATATACCCATGCTTTTGGCGGGCACCAACTGACAATGACAACGGAGGCTCCCTCACCAAGTCCTATGCTTCAAGATGGAGAGAAGCTTTTCTCGACAACATCTCGTTCTACAGCAGCAAGTTTTCTCTGAAGGAATTGCCAGACCAAACCGTCGAGATCTCCACCGTCTACTACGGTCTCCCTGGCAAGTTGCCAAAACCTGACGAAGCCGCTCTTTCAGACGAATCCGAGTCGGTTCTTTTCCGGGTGCATATGCGCGGCCGGATCTACGATTCAGGCGACGTGATCCTTGACTACGAGGTAAACCCCAAGAACGATctgcctcctctccctcgcgtCGGCGTCGTGTTCAATGCAGACAAGTCCTTGAGCCACGCCAAATGGTACGGGAGAGGGCCGTTCGAGTGCTACCCGGACCGCAAGGCCGCCGCGCACGTCGGCGTGTATGAGAGCAGCGTCGACGACCTGCACGTGCCGTACATTGTCCCCGGTGAATGCGGCGGCCGGGCCGACGTCAGGTGGGTGGCGCTCCAGAACGCCGACGGCTTCGGCCTCTTCGCGTCGGCCTACGGCGACTCGCCGCCGATGCAGATGAGCGCTAGCTACTATGGCACTGCGGAGCTTGACCGGGCGACGCATAATCACAAGCTAGTCAAGGGAGACGACATCGAG CACCACGTGGTATGTCAGCTCAGCGCCACAATGTGTGGCGCGCCGAAGTGGAAGTATGCGCCGAGGTGGGGTTGGTCCAGAGTTAGATCATTCAACTCCACTCGGCGTCATGTATCATGGCGCTGA
- the LOC102700289 gene encoding beta-galactosidase isoform X1, translating to MAVASASALFSAKNLPHRPWEDPSFFRWRKREAHVPLRSHDTPEGALKYWHERRNVSYLNSDSAVWNDDAVCGALESAAFWSKGLPYVHTLSGYWKFLLASSPESVPEKFYDAHFNDSNWEALPVPSNWQMHGFDRPIYTNVTYPFTMNPPFVPNDNPTGCYRTVFHIPKEWKGRRILLHFEAADSAFFAWVNGVPVGYSQDSRLPAEFEITDFCHPCDSDKKNILAVQVMRWSDGSYLEDQDHWWLSGIHRDVLLVSKPQIFITDYFFKATLDEGFRVADIEVEVEIDSQKQDQEHVSTLSIEATLYDNYGPPDGLCSDLSAASVANLKRKPASRPKHCYGFHGYVLGGKIENPKLWSSEHPNLYTLVIVLKDSNGKLIECESCQVGIRNVVLAHKQMLVNGCPVVIRGVNRHEHHPRVGKTNLEACMIKDLVLMRQNNINAVRNSHYPQHPRWYELCDIFGLYVIDEANIETHGFDESSHFKHPTLEPFWASAMLDRVVGMVERDKNHACIIIWSLGNESSYGPNHSAMSGWIRGRDPTRPIHYEGGGSRTSSTDIVCPMYMRVWDILNIAKEPSENRPLILCEYSHAMGNSNGNIDAYWMAIDNTVGLQGGFIWDWVDQGLLKEDMDGSKFWAYGGDFGDTPNDLNFCLNGIVWPDRTIHPAVHEVKYLYQPIKITMVDNTLKIENVHFFETTEALDFSWLLHGDGCDLGSGSLNVPSLAPQSTHLINMESSPWFTLWNTCALKEIFLSINVKLRYQTQWAKDGHILASAQICLPQKNGFVPHVIALSRSSLVSERAGDTVIISKNNAWEIKVNSISGTIDSWQVNNIELMSKGIYPCFWRAPTDNDNGGSLTKSYASRWREAFLDNISFYSSKFSLKELPDQTVEISTVYYGLPGKLPKPDEAALSDESESVLFRVHMRGRIYDSGDVILDYEVNPKNDLPPLPRVGVVFNADKSLSHAKWYGRGPFECYPDRKAAAHVGVYESSVDDLHVPYIVPGECGGRADVRWVALQNADGFGLFASAYGDSPPMQMSASYYGTAELDRATHNHKLVKGDDIELHLDHKHMGLGGDDSWSPCVHEQYLLQPARYAFSVRLCPLLPSSSCNDIYHSQLPC from the exons ATGGCAGTAGCTTCAGCCAGCGCACTGTTTTCTGCGAAAAATCTTCCACACAGACCTTGGGAGGACCCGTCATTCTTCAGGTGGAGAAAGCGGGAGGCTCATGTGCCACTGCGCTCACATGACACACCTGAGG GAGCTCTCAAGTATTGGCATGAACGGAGGAATGTGAGCTATCTTAATTCTGACTCTGCTGTCTGGAATGATGACGCGGTGTGCGGCGCTCTGGAAAGTGCCGCGTTTTGGTCCAAGGGCTTGCCATATGTCCACACTCTAAGTGGATACTGGAAATTTCTTTTGGCTTCCTCACCAGAATCTGTTCCAGAGAAGTTCTATGATGCCCACTTTAATGATTCAAACTGGGAGGCTTTGCCAG TTCCCTCAAACTGGCAAATGCATGGGTTTGACCGTCCGATCTACACAAATGTCACTTATCCTTTCACCATGAACCCACCATTTGTGCCAAATGATAATCCTACTGGCTGTTATAGGACGGTTTTTCACATCCCAAAAGAGTGGAAAG GTCGGAGAATCTTGTTGCACTTTGAAGCTGCTGATTCAGCATTTTTTGCTTGGGTAAATGGGGTACCAGTTGGGTATAG CCAGGACAGCAGACTTCCTGCTGAGTTTGAGATCACCGATTTCTGCCACCCATGTGACTcagataagaaaaatattcttgCTGTTCAAGTGATGAGGTGGAGTGATGGTTCCTATCTCGAAGATCAGGACCATTGGTGGCTGTCTGGTATTCACAGGGACGTTCTACTAGTATCAAAGCCACAG ATCTTTATTACAGATTACTTTTTCAAAGCAACCTTGGATGAGGGCTTCCGTGTAGCTGATATTGAG GTTGAGGTGGAAATTGATTCACAAAAGCAAGACCAGGAGCATGTTTCAACTTTATCTATTGAAGCAACACTATATGACAATTATGGACCACCTGATGGTTTATGTTCTGATCTGTCTGCTGCTAGTGTGGCCAATTTGAAGCGGAAGCCAGCTTCGAGACCAAAACACTGCTATGGTTTTCATGGTTATGTTCTTGgtggaaaaatagaaaatccaAAACTTTGGTCTAGTGAACAT CCCAACTTATACACTCTTGTTATTGTCCTTAAAGATTCCAATGGGAAGCTTATAGAGTGTGAATCATGTCAAGTAGGAATCCGTAATGTTGTCCTGGCACATAAGCAGATGCTTGTCAATGGATGTCCTGTTGTAATAAGAGGTGTCAACAGACATGAGCATCATCCACGTGTTGGAAAGACAAATTTAGAAGCATGCATGATCAAG GATCTGGTTTTGATGAGACAAAACAACATTAATGCTGTTAGAAACAGCCATTATCCTCAACATCCAAGGTGGTATGAGCTATGTGACATTTTTGGACTTTACGTGATAGATGAAGCCAACATTGAGACGCATGGCTTCGATGAATCTAGCCATTTCAAACATCCTACACTAGAACCCTTCTGGGCAAGTGCTATGCTTGATCGTGTTGTTGGCATGGTGGAGAGAGACAagaatcatgcatgcattatcATATGGTCCTTGGGAAATGAATCTTCGTATGGACCAAATCACTCAGCCATGTCTG GGTGGATTCGTGGAAGGGACCCGACAAGGCCCATTCATTACGAAGGAGGTGGTTCCAGAACATCCTCCACTGATATAGTATGCCCAATGTACATGCGTGTCTGGGATATTCTTAACATAGCAAAAGAGCCGTCTGAAAATAGGCCCCTCATTCTTTGCGA ATATTCGCATGCTATGGGAAACAGTAATGGAAATATTGATGCATATTGGATGGCCATAGACAACACCGTTGGACTCCAAGGTGGTTTTATATGGGACTGGGTCGATCAG GGTTTACTAAAGGAAGACATGGATGGATCTAAATTTTGGGCATATGGTGGCGACTTTGGAGACACTCCAaatgatttgaatttttgtcTTAATGGCATTGTATGGCCTGATCGGACAATTCACCCAGCTGTGCATG AAGTTAAATATCTATACCAGCCTATCAAAATAACAATGGTGGATAACACACTTAAG ATTGAAAACGTACATTTTTTTGAGACAACAGAAGCTTTGGACTTCAGTTGGCTACTTCATGGAGATGGTTGTGATTTGGGCTCTGGTTCACTTAACGTCCCATCCCTAGCACCACAGAGTACTCATTTGATCAACATGGAATCATCACCTTGGTTTACTCTTTGGAATACTTGTGcattaaaagaaatatttttgtccATAAACGTGAAATTGAGGTACCAAACACAATGGGCTAAAGATGGTCATATCTTGGCTTCAGCACAAATTTGTTTACCTCAGAAAAATGGCTTTGTTCCTCAC GTGATAGCATTGTCCAGGAGCTCTTTGGTCTCAGAACGTGCTGGTGATACTGTGATCATCAGCAAGAATAATGCCTGGGAAATCAAAGTAAACAGTATTTCAGGAACAATCGATAGTTGGCAG GTCAACAACATTGAGCTTATGAGCAAAGGAATATACCCATGCTTTTGGCGGGCACCAACTGACAATGACAACGGAGGCTCCCTCACCAAGTCCTATGCTTCAAGATGGAGAGAAGCTTTTCTCGACAACATCTCGTTCTACAGCAGCAAGTTTTCTCTGAAGGAATTGCCAGACCAAACCGTCGAGATCTCCACCGTCTACTACGGTCTCCCTGGCAAGTTGCCAAAACCTGACGAAGCCGCTCTTTCAGACGAATCCGAGTCGGTTCTTTTCCGGGTGCATATGCGCGGCCGGATCTACGATTCAGGCGACGTGATCCTTGACTACGAGGTAAACCCCAAGAACGATctgcctcctctccctcgcgtCGGCGTCGTGTTCAATGCAGACAAGTCCTTGAGCCACGCCAAATGGTACGGGAGAGGGCCGTTCGAGTGCTACCCGGACCGCAAGGCCGCCGCGCACGTCGGCGTGTATGAGAGCAGCGTCGACGACCTGCACGTGCCGTACATTGTCCCCGGTGAATGCGGCGGCCGGGCCGACGTCAGGTGGGTGGCGCTCCAGAACGCCGACGGCTTCGGCCTCTTCGCGTCGGCCTACGGCGACTCGCCGCCGATGCAGATGAGCGCTAGCTACTATGGCACTGCGGAGCTTGACCGGGCGACGCATAATCACAAGCTAGTCAAGGGAGACGACATCGAG TTGCATCTTGATCACAAGCACATGGGATTGGGAGGGGACGACAGCTGGTCACCGTGCGTGCACGAGCAGTACCTTCTGCAGCCGGCGCGCTACGCCTTCTCCGTGAGGCTGTGCCCGTtgctgccgtcgtcgtcgtgcaaTGACATCTACCATTCTCAGCTCCCCTGTTGA
- the LOC102711219 gene encoding protein LONG AFTER FAR-RED 3, translated as MSARSAFLAAGVAIAAAAILLLPPASRLSRNLGEVVADMILANATIYTADPSRPFAEAMAVRAGRVLRVGGYDSVKELKGRHTLELNLSGNVVLPGFIDSHVHFIDGGLQLARVPLRGVRSKGDFINRVKEAVRDKHYWQWVFGGGWNNDAWGGDYPTAAWLDDISPDNPVWLSRMDGHMGIANSLAMRMAGIDKNTINPVGGTIIKTTEGEPTGLLVDAAMKLVFDVIPEVSIHERRDALLRASRHALMRGVTTVVDVGSYFPGMSEKQVWQDFTDVYEWAHSVDKMIMRVCLFFPMPTWSRVSDLIHERGRMLSQWIHLGGVKTFLDGSLGSSSALFYEHYTDDPRSYGLQLVDMDDLLNTTLELDKSGLQVAIHAIGDKANDMLLDMYDKVVDFNGMKDHRFRIEHAQHLAPGAAQRFGKHGIIASVQPDHILDDAGSAGKKIGIERADRSSYSFRSLLDGGAHLAFGSDWPVSDINPLQAIQTAVSRKPVGWEVPWIPAECLSLDDSLKAHTISAAYACFLDHVLGSISEGKYADFVILPCTSWDEFASDIPSQVLATYVNGKQAYP; from the exons ATGTCCGCTCGGAGCGctttcctcgccgccggcgttgccatagccgccgccgccatcctcctcctcccacctgCTTCCCGCCTCTCGC GGAATTTGGGGGAAGTCGTCGCTGACATGATACTGGCCAACGCCACCATCTACACCGCCGACCCCTCCCGGCCGTTCGCCGAAGCCATGGCCGTCCGTGCTGGCCGCGTGCTCCGCGTGGGCGGATACGACTCTGTCAAG GAATTGAAGGGTAGACACACACTTGAGTTGAATCTTAGTGGAAACGTTGTTCTTCCGGGATTCATTGATTCCCATGTGCACTTCATTGATGGCGGGCTGCAG TTGGCACGGGTGCCACTTCGAGGGGTTAGAAGCAAAGGTGACTTCATCAACAGGGTCAAGGAAGCTGTCAGAG ATAAGCATTATTGGCAGTGGGTATTTGGAGGAGGTTGGAACAATGATGCTTGGGGAGGTGATTACCCCACTGCTGCTTGGTTGGACGATATATCTCCTGACAATCCT GTCTGGCTTTCACGCATGGATGGACATATGGGAATTGCCAATTCGCTAGCTATGAGAATGGCTGGGATCGACAAAAACACAATTAATCCAGTTGGTGgaactattataaaaacaaCTGAAGGAG AACCTACCGGTCTTCTAGTTGATGCTGCTATGAAGCTCGTGTTTGATGTTATTCCAGAAGTCTCTATCCATGAAAGGAGAGATGCCCTTCTTAGAGCAAGTAGACATGCCCTAATGAGGGGGGTGACTACTGTTGTTGATGTTGGAAGTTACTTCCCTGGAATGTCAGAAAAGCAAGTCTGGCAAGATTTTACAG ATGTATATGAATGGGCTCATTCTGTTGACAAAATGATTATGAGAGTTTGCTTATTCTTCCCTATGCCCACATGGTCTCGTGTTTCT GATCTTATCCATGAAAGAGGTCGGATGTTAAGTCAATGGATTCATCTAGGTGGTGTTAAAACTTTCCTTGATGGTTCTTTGGGTTCTTCCAGTGCTTTATTCTATGAG CATTACACAGATGATCCTAGAAGTTATGGTCTCCAATTGGTAGACATGGATGATCTGCTCAATACAACGTTAGAATTAGACAAATCAGGGCTGCAG GTTGCCATACATGCAATTGGAGATAAAGCCAATGATATGCTACTCGATATGTATGACAAGGTGGTTGATTTCAATGGAATGAAGGACCATAGATTTCGA ATTGAGCATGCTCAACATCTTGCTCCTGGTGCAGCCCAGCGCTTTGGCAAACATGGTATTATTGCGTCTGTGCAG CCTGATCATATATTAGATGATGCCGGTTCTGCTGGAAAGAAAATTGGGATAGAACGAGCTGATCGAAGCTCCTATTCTTTTCGGTCACTATTAGATGGTGGTGCACATCTTGCTTTTGGTTCTGATTGGCCC GTTTCAGACATTAATCCGTTACAAGCTATTCAAACTGCAGTATCCCGCAAACCTGTTGGATGGGAAGTCCCTTGGATCCCTGCGGAATGCTTATCTCTAGATGATTCTCTGAAGGC GCATACTATATCTGCCGCCTACGCCTGCTTCCTCGACCATGTTTTGGGCAGCATATCTGAAGGAAAGTACGCCGATTTTGTGATCCTGCCTTGCACATCATGGGACGAGTTCGCTAGCGACATACCAAGCCAAGTCTTGGCAACCTACGTGAACGGCAAGCAGGCCTATCCATGA
- the LOC102700009 gene encoding uncharacterized protein LOC102700009 yields the protein MGNGLSPCMHLPATAAVSVKLVYWGGQTRLLADDDGGVCTVAGDVTAELPGDHVVCAADSFYVGLPIPVMSSGEELMAGRTYFVLPAERFASFKVLTAAVLASLSPVPSKKVSIAGPGKCPFEYVKGEGGAALIRVLPEFIEKVISCDDNSGGARRGMSTNKCRGVAAPLTATRELCSTPELKRHYAMLVGRRNQPWSPRLETIAECNKTSKLLRTPARLLSSR from the coding sequence ATGGGCAACGGTCTCTCCCCGTGCATGCActtgccggcgacggcggcggtgtcggtgAAGCTGGTGTATTGGGGCGGGCAGACGAGGCTGctggccgacgacgacggcggcgtgtGCACGGTGGCGGGGGACGTCACGGCGGAGCTTCCGGGTGACCACGTCGTCTGCGCGGCCGACTCCTTCTACGTCGGGCTTCCTATACCGGTCATGTCCTCCGGCGAGGAGCTGATGGCGGGGCGGACATACTTCGTGCTCCCCGCCGAGCGCTTCGCCTCCTTCAAGGTGCTCACCGCCGCGGTGCtcgcgtcgctgtcgccggtGCCGTCGAAGAAGGTGTCCATCGCCGGGCCGGGGAAGTGCCCGTTCGAGTACGTCAagggcgagggcggcgccgcgctCATCAGGGTCCTGCCGGAGTTCATCGAGAAGGTGATCAGCTGCGACGACAACAGCGGCGGTGCCCGGCGCGGGATGAGCACTAACAAGTGCCGCGGCGTCGCGGCGCCGTtgacggcgacgagggaactGTGCAGCACGCCGGAGCTGAAGCGGCATTACGCGATGCTGGTGGGCCGGAGGAACCAGCCGTGGTCGCCGAGGCTGGAGACGATCGCCGAGTGCAACAAGACTAGCAAGCTGCTgcggacgccggcgaggctCTTGTCTTCGCgatag
- the LOC102699735 gene encoding protein IRON-RELATED TRANSCRIPTION FACTOR 2-like, with translation MEQLFDDPFASSMSSLEADIFSGGGQLPSPSWPDLDLDDDFHELSAPAANAAMSSGYCSGGSGSHRKLSHNAYERDRRKQLNELYSSLRALLPDADHTKKLSIPTTVSRVLKYIPELQKQVENLERKKKELTMNNPSCKQGLLGSQMSESALSTAPIVSATCIDDMEIMVQISFLSNVAGSILPLSKCIKVLENEGLHLISSSTSSAFGNRTFYSLHLQRSEGTINQECPAFCERLEKVVRNKAQLRARLII, from the exons ATGGAGCAGCTGTTCGACGACCCGTTCGCGAGCAGCATGTCGTCGCTGGAGGCGGACatcttctccggcggcggccagctgCCGTCCCCGTCGTGGCCGGACCTAGACCTCGATGACGATTTCCATGAGCtgtccgcgccggcggcgaacgcggcAATGTCCTCGGGTTACTGCTCCGGCGGATCCGGCTCCCACAGGAAGCTCAGCCACAACGCCTACGAGCGCGACCGCCGGAAGCAGCTCAACGAGCTCTACTCCTCGCtccgcgctctcctccccgACGCCGATCACACT AAGAAGCTGAGCATTCCGACGACGGTGTCGCGTGTGCTCAAGTACATACCTGAGCTGCAGAAGCAGGTAGAGAAtctggagaggaagaagaaggagctGACGATGAATAATCCCAGCTGCAAGCAAGGATTATTGGGGAGCCAGATGAGCGAGAGCGCACTCAGCACAGCTCCAATCGTTTCAGCCACCTGCATAGATGACATGGAGATCATGGTTCAGATCAGCTTCTTGAGCAATGTGGCGGGTTCAATCCTTCCTCTTTCCAAGTGTATCAAAGTACTGGAGAACGAAGGTCTTCACCTTATCAGTTCATCTACTTCCTCCGCATTTGGGAACAGGACATTCTATAGCCTCCATCTTCAG AGAAGCGAAGGAACGATCAACCAGGAGTGCCCAGCATTCTGTGAAAGGTTGGAGAAAGTAGTCAGGAACAAAGCACAGCTTAGAGCAaggttaataatatag